A single region of the Sandaracinaceae bacterium genome encodes:
- a CDS encoding fused MFS/spermidine synthase, which translates to MASRTLGREGARDTVDGRALAAYLAFFLSGASSLIFQTIWTRMLHHVFGATSVAISTVLTVFMAGLGLGAWLGGKYAHRIKHPIITYAVAEIGVGIWGLLIPLMVQSDGWLATVNAFLRAELGAESGLFMVARFLCVAPLLIVPTTLMGSTLPLLTRHFVRASEQAREAGKQVGWLYAINTFGASTGPLLSAFILLPTVGLAVTNVVACSMNFTLAAIIWIFRKPLLEGLWQPGEPLGFWPGTADASDVTVAASSSSETASVDEGEAEEAPDAEAGDDDASKAKKTRRKKAKKKRRAASAAEPVDEELPIPELARKGAFLAFAASGAAALCYEVVWSRALAMTIGSSIYSFALILETFLIGIAVGAAAMSAFLGKKSAPFAGVAFTSIVLVFLANIPWAVDIVDPQDTEIRFDGGLTNYLLLSLFYVAPIVLALIWAGRRASSARLSDIAFRDDEGSWKSLIVTVMAAIPVAAAVVNTIRFPGFLPQIIMTVVALVATFLVLASLLSRSSVLLVAIIQLFIAGATVASYIWQDEIPYAFAQLVVSIPSGALPDHVGQVQFFMFLTVVLCTLPATLGMGAMFPLVVRIWTKGGDGIARDVAHVYTGNTVGSIIGAWLPGFILFALIGAERTLHLGVALNMVLALIMLIVGAADPHEDQRWWSWRRLAAITLPVLAAVAVGATAYPVLIEDWRWWTRIGAAVGFLVLCAVEYQWLHEVSRTDRGGPRPEMDARAVAMVAVPTFAAGALAVVVVDPTQADSWALGAVYWVLRALLVLTGLVASWANWREVVAPGPAPVQTEEAPGDEADLPTWHAVTVYILSPLIPALLAVLFVGTQHPYSDEGFNIRWNLTQMTLGVFRVSLAGSMLEPGWGAPELVYYEDGLTTTVSVERWGRHYAMKNNGKVDASNGDDMPTQINVAAYPLLLHPNGPEGLDVAVIGFGSGVSVGTALQFPVARVDVVELERHIPEAARFFEDVNHLDYRLDRWPYVQMDRLTVINDDGRNYLASTRRQYDVIVSEPSNPWITGVSDLFTVDHWRITKQRLRPGGIYCQWVQLYELSPGNIKTIYRTFASQFEHVLVLSADDRSSDTVMLGSDQPIRLDLARVQQAFAPVECQDEDPADHCYCERAADGGELLNATCPSEIAIELERANVYTPFDIFARTLLATRDEVMAYTMIEERRREGGYEAVPASHNASRCEEPECRRRPAVLNTDDNAHIEFNAPRDLIGFSRYERYLSTVYSEQWPYGHPLTARTGEGDAQVPVLAGFGEGDDAARNYAELAMSMIAHGRYGWAGDLIERSQRAGRARETAVALEVLTHLLTENNEPAIRITPPMPGPEMDRDTAEQLLEGFESVRDSVDERAYGAALIAMENIPAPLRRNSGPSMRFLYGYLLYKAADGNYQQHRTAIQHLDELTQTDPDYVIRHPEVYYFLARAHDAEGNYGQSSRAMRAYVEARLVPANQDGDEVPEPEDGAAPTTDAPGESPKLEHDDRG; encoded by the coding sequence GTGGCTTCCCGCACCCTCGGGCGAGAGGGCGCACGCGACACCGTCGACGGTCGCGCCCTCGCCGCCTACCTCGCCTTCTTCCTCTCCGGCGCGTCCAGCCTGATCTTCCAGACGATCTGGACGCGCATGCTGCACCACGTGTTCGGCGCGACCTCCGTCGCGATCAGCACGGTGCTGACGGTCTTCATGGCGGGGCTCGGCCTCGGCGCGTGGCTCGGCGGCAAGTACGCCCACCGCATCAAGCACCCGATCATCACCTACGCGGTGGCCGAGATCGGGGTCGGGATCTGGGGCCTGCTGATCCCGCTGATGGTGCAGTCGGACGGCTGGCTCGCGACGGTCAACGCCTTCCTCCGGGCGGAGCTCGGGGCGGAGTCGGGCCTGTTCATGGTGGCGCGCTTCCTCTGCGTCGCGCCGCTGCTCATCGTGCCGACCACCCTGATGGGCTCGACCCTGCCGCTCCTGACGCGGCACTTCGTGCGCGCGAGCGAGCAGGCGCGCGAGGCCGGCAAGCAGGTCGGCTGGCTCTACGCGATCAACACCTTTGGCGCCTCGACCGGCCCCCTCCTCTCCGCGTTCATCCTCCTCCCCACGGTGGGCCTCGCGGTCACGAACGTCGTGGCCTGCTCGATGAACTTCACCCTCGCGGCGATCATCTGGATCTTCCGCAAGCCGCTCCTCGAGGGGCTGTGGCAGCCGGGTGAGCCGCTCGGGTTCTGGCCGGGCACGGCCGACGCGAGCGACGTGACCGTCGCCGCCTCCTCTTCGAGCGAGACCGCGAGCGTCGACGAAGGAGAGGCAGAAGAGGCGCCCGACGCAGAGGCGGGCGACGACGACGCGTCGAAGGCGAAGAAGACCAGACGAAAGAAGGCGAAGAAGAAGCGCAGGGCGGCCAGCGCGGCGGAGCCCGTCGACGAGGAGCTCCCCATCCCGGAGCTGGCGCGTAAAGGCGCCTTCCTGGCATTCGCAGCGAGCGGGGCCGCGGCGCTCTGCTACGAGGTCGTCTGGTCACGCGCCCTGGCGATGACCATCGGCTCGTCGATCTACTCGTTTGCGCTGATCCTCGAGACCTTCCTGATCGGCATCGCCGTCGGCGCGGCCGCGATGAGCGCGTTCCTGGGCAAGAAGAGCGCGCCGTTCGCCGGGGTCGCCTTCACGTCGATCGTGCTCGTGTTCCTCGCGAACATCCCGTGGGCGGTCGACATCGTCGATCCCCAGGACACCGAGATCCGCTTCGACGGAGGGCTGACCAACTACCTCCTCTTGAGCTTGTTCTACGTGGCGCCGATCGTGCTCGCCCTGATCTGGGCCGGGAGACGCGCGAGCAGCGCGCGCCTGAGCGACATCGCCTTCCGCGACGACGAGGGCTCCTGGAAGTCGCTGATCGTGACCGTGATGGCCGCGATCCCGGTCGCGGCCGCGGTGGTGAACACCATCCGGTTCCCGGGCTTCCTGCCCCAGATCATCATGACGGTGGTCGCGCTCGTCGCCACGTTCCTGGTGCTCGCGTCGCTGCTCAGCCGCTCGTCGGTGCTGCTCGTCGCCATCATCCAGCTCTTCATCGCGGGCGCGACGGTGGCCTCCTACATCTGGCAGGACGAGATCCCGTACGCGTTCGCGCAGCTCGTCGTGAGCATCCCGAGCGGCGCCCTCCCCGACCACGTCGGGCAGGTCCAGTTCTTCATGTTCCTGACCGTGGTCTTGTGCACCTTGCCGGCGACCCTCGGCATGGGCGCGATGTTCCCGCTCGTGGTGCGGATCTGGACCAAGGGCGGCGACGGCATCGCGCGGGACGTCGCCCACGTCTACACGGGCAACACCGTCGGCTCGATCATCGGCGCGTGGCTCCCCGGCTTCATCCTCTTCGCGCTCATCGGCGCGGAGCGGACCCTCCACCTCGGCGTCGCGCTCAACATGGTGCTCGCCCTGATCATGCTCATCGTCGGCGCGGCCGATCCCCACGAGGATCAGCGCTGGTGGAGCTGGCGACGCCTCGCCGCGATCACCCTCCCCGTGCTCGCGGCCGTCGCCGTGGGCGCCACCGCCTACCCCGTGCTCATCGAGGACTGGCGCTGGTGGACCCGGATCGGCGCCGCCGTCGGCTTCCTCGTGCTCTGCGCGGTGGAGTACCAGTGGCTCCACGAGGTCTCGCGCACCGACCGCGGGGGGCCGCGCCCCGAGATGGACGCGCGCGCGGTCGCCATGGTCGCCGTGCCGACGTTCGCCGCGGGGGCGCTCGCGGTGGTCGTCGTCGACCCGACCCAGGCGGACAGCTGGGCGCTCGGCGCGGTGTACTGGGTGCTCCGCGCGCTGCTCGTCCTGACGGGGCTGGTGGCCAGCTGGGCGAACTGGCGCGAGGTCGTCGCGCCGGGCCCCGCTCCCGTGCAGACCGAGGAGGCGCCCGGCGACGAGGCGGATCTGCCGACCTGGCACGCGGTGACCGTCTACATCCTCAGCCCCCTCATCCCCGCGCTGCTCGCGGTCCTCTTCGTGGGCACGCAGCATCCGTACAGCGACGAGGGGTTCAACATCCGCTGGAACCTCACCCAGATGACGCTGGGCGTCTTCCGCGTGTCGCTCGCCGGCAGCATGCTGGAGCCCGGCTGGGGCGCGCCGGAGCTCGTCTACTACGAGGACGGCCTGACCACGACCGTCAGCGTGGAGCGCTGGGGCCGCCACTACGCGATGAAGAACAACGGCAAGGTCGACGCCAGCAACGGCGACGACATGCCGACGCAGATCAACGTCGCCGCCTACCCCCTGCTCCTGCACCCCAACGGCCCCGAGGGGCTCGACGTCGCGGTGATCGGGTTCGGCTCGGGCGTGTCCGTCGGGACCGCGCTCCAGTTCCCCGTCGCGCGCGTCGACGTGGTGGAGCTCGAGCGGCACATCCCCGAGGCGGCGCGCTTCTTCGAGGACGTCAACCACCTCGACTACCGCCTCGACCGCTGGCCCTACGTGCAGATGGACCGGCTGACCGTCATCAACGACGACGGCCGCAACTACCTCGCCTCGACCCGCCGGCAGTACGACGTGATCGTCAGCGAGCCGTCGAACCCGTGGATCACGGGCGTCAGCGACCTGTTCACCGTCGATCACTGGCGCATCACCAAGCAGCGCCTGCGCCCGGGCGGCATCTACTGCCAGTGGGTGCAGCTCTACGAGCTGAGCCCCGGGAACATCAAGACCATCTACCGGACCTTCGCGTCGCAGTTCGAGCACGTGCTCGTGCTCAGCGCCGACGACCGCTCGAGCGACACGGTGATGCTCGGCTCGGACCAGCCGATCCGCCTCGACCTCGCGCGCGTGCAGCAGGCCTTCGCGCCGGTGGAGTGCCAGGACGAGGACCCCGCCGACCACTGCTACTGCGAGCGCGCGGCGGACGGCGGCGAGCTGCTCAACGCGACCTGCCCGTCCGAGATCGCGATCGAGCTCGAGCGGGCCAACGTCTACACGCCCTTCGACATCTTCGCGCGCACCCTCCTCGCCACGCGCGACGAGGTGATGGCGTACACGATGATCGAGGAGCGCCGGCGGGAGGGCGGCTACGAGGCGGTGCCCGCCTCGCACAACGCGAGCCGCTGCGAAGAGCCCGAGTGCCGCCGCCGGCCGGCCGTGCTGAACACCGACGACAACGCGCACATCGAGTTCAACGCGCCCCGCGACCTCATCGGCTTCTCGCGCTACGAGCGGTACCTCTCGACCGTCTACTCGGAGCAGTGGCCCTACGGGCACCCGCTCACGGCCCGCACCGGTGAAGGCGACGCGCAGGTCCCCGTGCTCGCCGGCTTCGGCGAGGGAGACGACGCCGCCCGCAACTACGCGGAGCTGGCGATGAGCATGATCGCGCACGGCCGCTACGGCTGGGCCGGCGACCTGATCGAGCGCAGCCAGCGCGCCGGCCGGGCGCGCGAGACCGCGGTGGCGCTCGAGGTACTGACGCACCTGCTGACGGAGAACAACGAGCCGGCCATCCGCATCACGCCCCCGATGCCCGGCCCCGAGATGGACCGCGACACGGCCGAGCAGCTGCTCGAGGGCTTCGAGTCCGTGCGGGACTCGGTCGACGAGCGCGCGTACGGGGCGGCCCTGATCGCGATGGAGAACATCCCCGCCCCGCTCCGGCGCAACAGCGGGCCGTCGATGCGCTTCCTCTACGGCTACCTCCTCTACAAGGCGGCCGACGGGAACTACCAGCAGCACCGGACGGCCATCCAGCACCTGGACGAGCTGACCCAGACGGACCCGGACTACGTGATCCGTCACCCCGAGGTGTATTACTTCCTCGCTCGCGCTCACGACGCGGAGGGCAACTACGGGCAGTCGTCGCGCGCCATGCGCGCCTACGTCGAGGCCCGCCTCGTGCCCGCGAACCAGGACGGAGACGAGGTGCCGGAGCCCGAAGATGGCGCGGCCCCGACCACGGATGCGCCGGGCGAGTCGCCGAAGCTCGAGCACGACGACCGAGGCTGA
- the gap gene encoding type I glyceraldehyde-3-phosphate dehydrogenase, with product MATKIAINGFGRIGRCVARILFESGRSDLELVGINDLTTNDMLAHLLKYDSVHRTFGKEVSHTDDAISIDGKKVPCFAVKNPAELPWKDLGAEIVLECTGVFRDREGAGKHLAAGAERVIISAPGKSVDGTFCVGINTSAYDPAKHQVISNASCTTNCLAPIAKVVHDQFGIVKGQMVTVHSYTNDQRILDLPHSDIRRARAAAMSMIPTTTGAAKAIGLVIPELKGKLDGSAIRVPTPNVSIVVLTAHLAKSTSAEAVNAALKAASEGELKGILGYEETELVSSDFIGSTYSSVLDAPSTAVIEGDLLQVQSWYDNEWGFSSRMVDLAAHVAKKG from the coding sequence ATGGCTACCAAGATCGCGATCAACGGGTTCGGACGCATCGGGCGCTGCGTCGCCCGCATTCTCTTCGAGTCGGGCCGCAGCGACCTCGAGCTCGTCGGCATCAACGACCTGACGACGAACGACATGCTCGCGCACCTGCTCAAGTACGACTCGGTGCACCGCACGTTCGGCAAGGAGGTCAGCCACACGGACGACGCCATCTCCATCGATGGCAAGAAGGTCCCCTGCTTCGCCGTCAAGAACCCCGCGGAGCTGCCCTGGAAGGACCTCGGAGCCGAGATCGTGCTCGAGTGCACCGGCGTCTTCCGCGACCGTGAGGGCGCGGGCAAGCACCTCGCCGCGGGCGCGGAGCGGGTGATCATCAGCGCCCCGGGCAAGAGCGTGGACGGCACCTTCTGCGTGGGCATCAACACGAGCGCCTACGACCCGGCCAAGCACCAGGTCATCTCGAACGCGTCCTGCACGACGAACTGCCTCGCGCCCATCGCGAAGGTCGTGCACGACCAGTTCGGCATCGTGAAGGGCCAGATGGTCACCGTGCACTCGTACACGAACGACCAGCGCATCCTCGACCTCCCCCACAGCGACATCCGCCGCGCGCGCGCCGCCGCGATGTCGATGATCCCGACCACCACCGGCGCGGCGAAGGCCATCGGGCTCGTGATCCCCGAGCTGAAGGGCAAGCTCGACGGAAGCGCCATCCGCGTCCCGACCCCGAACGTCTCCATCGTCGTGCTCACCGCGCACCTCGCGAAGTCCACGTCGGCCGAGGCGGTCAACGCGGCGCTGAAGGCGGCGAGCGAGGGCGAGCTGAAGGGCATCCTCGGCTACGAGGAGACCGAGCTCGTCTCGAGCGACTTCATCGGCAGCACCTACTCCAGCGTGCTCGACGCGCCGAGCACGGCCGTCATCGAAGGCGACCTGCTGCAGGTACAGAGCTGGTACGACAACGAGTGGGGCTTCTCGAGCCGCATGGTCGATCTGGCGGCCCACGTCGCCAAGAAGGGCTGA
- a CDS encoding phosphoglycerate kinase, whose protein sequence is MLDGIRSVRDLDVDGRRVFVRVDFNVPLDGATITDDTRIRAALPTIRHLMENGGRPVLASHLGRPKGQYVAELSLEPAGARLAELLDCEVLLADDCIGDGPRKVVSDLRDGQIALLENLRFHEGEEADDEAFAKELARNGEVYVNDAFGAAHRAHASVSALPKVMRDKAAGLLMEAELEALGTLERQPPKPYVAVLGGAKVSDKIGVLEALMTKVDVLVIGGAMANTFLAAQGYEMGRSLVEDDKLPLARTILGRAEERGMRILLPVDVQVGFDTDDREGRPVPVTDIGSGEMALDIGPESVARFADVFRTAKSVFWNGPMGLFENEAFASGTRGLAEAIANAPGFTVVGGGDSVAAVQQAGMADRFDHVSTGGGASLELLEGKKLPGVEALRGKEAAS, encoded by the coding sequence ATGCTGGACGGCATCCGCTCGGTCCGCGACCTCGACGTCGACGGCCGCCGCGTCTTCGTGCGCGTCGACTTCAACGTGCCGCTCGACGGCGCGACCATCACGGACGACACGCGCATCCGCGCCGCGCTGCCGACCATTCGCCACCTCATGGAGAACGGCGGCCGGCCGGTGCTCGCCAGCCACCTCGGCCGCCCGAAGGGGCAGTACGTGGCGGAGCTCTCGCTCGAGCCGGCCGGGGCGCGCCTCGCGGAGCTGCTCGACTGCGAGGTCCTGCTCGCCGACGACTGCATCGGCGACGGGCCGCGCAAGGTCGTCAGCGATCTGCGCGACGGGCAGATCGCCCTCCTGGAGAACCTCCGCTTCCACGAGGGCGAGGAGGCCGACGACGAGGCGTTCGCGAAGGAGCTCGCCCGCAACGGCGAGGTCTACGTCAACGACGCCTTCGGCGCCGCGCACCGCGCGCACGCGTCGGTCAGCGCGCTCCCCAAGGTCATGCGCGACAAGGCGGCCGGGCTGCTCATGGAGGCCGAGCTCGAAGCGCTCGGGACGCTCGAGCGACAGCCGCCCAAGCCCTACGTAGCCGTGCTCGGCGGCGCGAAGGTCAGCGACAAGATCGGCGTGCTCGAGGCGCTGATGACGAAGGTCGACGTGCTCGTCATCGGCGGCGCGATGGCCAACACCTTCCTCGCCGCGCAGGGCTACGAGATGGGACGCAGCCTCGTCGAGGACGACAAGCTCCCCCTCGCGCGCACCATCCTCGGCCGCGCGGAGGAGCGCGGCATGCGCATCCTCCTGCCCGTCGACGTGCAGGTCGGGTTCGACACCGACGACCGCGAGGGGCGCCCCGTCCCGGTCACCGACATCGGCTCCGGCGAGATGGCGCTCGACATCGGGCCCGAGAGCGTCGCGCGCTTCGCCGACGTCTTCCGCACCGCCAAGAGCGTCTTCTGGAACGGTCCCATGGGCCTGTTCGAGAACGAGGCGTTCGCGTCCGGCACGCGCGGGCTGGCCGAGGCGATCGCCAACGCCCCCGGCTTCACGGTCGTGGGCGGCGGCGACAGCGTCGCGGCGGTCCAGCAGGCCGGCATGGCGGACCGCTTCGACCACGTCTCGACCGGCGGCGGCGCCTCGCTCGAGCTGCTCGAGGGCAAGAAGCTGCCCGGCGTCGAGGCGCTCCGCGGCAAGGAGGCCGCCTCGTGA
- the tpiA gene encoding triose-phosphate isomerase, producing the protein MSRRALIAGNWKLHKSVREAVELARSVMHRVPRDATCEVVIAPVFTALWPVHEALGDNARVGLAAQDVYWENEGAFTGEVSAPLLKDVGCEYVIVGHSERRHVFGETDDEVRRKVGALLSHGLSPIVCVGEKLEQREAGETEDVVLGQLDSALDGLTASGIRRLVIAYEPVWAIGTGKTAQPSDAQAVHAAIRARLEARFDAETAASLRVLYGGSVKPKNAAELLAEPDIDGALVGGASLRADDFVAIIDAAG; encoded by the coding sequence GTGAGCCGCCGCGCGCTCATCGCCGGAAACTGGAAGCTCCACAAGTCGGTGCGCGAGGCGGTGGAGCTCGCGCGCTCGGTGATGCACCGGGTCCCCCGCGACGCGACCTGTGAGGTGGTGATCGCCCCCGTCTTCACGGCGCTCTGGCCGGTGCACGAGGCCCTGGGCGACAACGCCCGGGTCGGCCTCGCGGCGCAGGACGTCTACTGGGAGAACGAGGGCGCCTTCACCGGCGAGGTCAGCGCCCCGCTCCTCAAGGACGTGGGCTGCGAGTACGTGATCGTCGGGCACTCCGAGCGGCGGCACGTCTTCGGCGAGACCGACGACGAGGTCCGCCGCAAGGTGGGCGCCCTGCTCTCCCACGGGCTCTCGCCCATCGTCTGCGTGGGCGAGAAGCTCGAGCAGCGCGAGGCGGGGGAGACCGAGGACGTGGTGCTCGGGCAGCTGGACTCCGCGCTCGATGGGCTGACGGCGTCGGGGATCCGCCGCCTCGTCATCGCCTACGAGCCCGTCTGGGCCATCGGCACGGGCAAGACGGCGCAGCCCTCGGACGCGCAGGCGGTGCACGCCGCCATCCGGGCACGGCTCGAGGCGCGCTTCGACGCGGAGACCGCGGCGAGCCTGCGCGTGCTCTACGGCGGGAGCGTCAAGCCGAAGAACGCGGCGGAGCTGCTGGCCGAGCCGGACATCGACGGCGCGCTGGTCGGCGGCGCGTCCCTGCGGGCGGACGACTTCGTGGCCATCATCGACGCCGCGGGCTGA
- the secG gene encoding preprotein translocase subunit SecG, whose product MWFTIVSVIYVLVCAFLILVVLLQQGKGGGMGAALGGGGGSNTVFGGAGAGNFLTRLTAIAATLFMVLSALLAYMSTSGERSMNVIDEVVAEQTADSVGAAEEGDSEGASGEDDAADDAADDVPLTTEEVIEGEADDALDALEDSFDDSLDDSLDEQAPEGDEGAATEDAEEAEEADAPAPEAAAPAARPAPAAARPAPAAAPAAARPAPAAPAEAPATDEAAE is encoded by the coding sequence ATGTGGTTCACCATCGTCTCGGTCATCTACGTCCTGGTCTGCGCCTTCCTGATCCTGGTGGTCCTCCTCCAGCAAGGTAAGGGCGGAGGCATGGGCGCCGCGCTCGGCGGCGGCGGCGGCAGCAACACCGTCTTCGGTGGCGCCGGCGCCGGAAACTTCCTGACCCGCCTGACCGCGATCGCGGCCACGCTGTTCATGGTGCTCTCGGCCCTGCTCGCCTACATGTCGACGAGCGGCGAGCGGAGCATGAACGTCATCGACGAGGTCGTGGCCGAGCAGACGGCGGACAGCGTCGGAGCGGCCGAAGAGGGCGACTCCGAGGGCGCGTCCGGCGAAGACGACGCGGCCGACGACGCAGCCGACGACGTGCCGCTGACCACCGAGGAGGTCATCGAAGGCGAAGCCGACGACGCGCTCGACGCGCTCGAGGACTCCTTCGACGACTCGCTAGACGATTCGCTCGACGAGCAGGCCCCCGAGGGCGACGAGGGCGCAGCGACCGAGGACGCGGAAGAGGCCGAAGAAGCCGACGCGCCCGCACCCGAGGCCGCGGCGCCCGCCGCGCGTCCGGCGCCCGCGGCCGCGCGTCCGGCTCCCGCTGCGGCGCCCGCCGCCGCGCGTCCGGCTCCTGCCGCGCCCGCCGAGGCGCCCGCGACCGACGAAGCCGCCGAGTAA